The following proteins are co-located in the Cutaneotrichosporon cavernicola HIS019 DNA, chromosome: 3 genome:
- the pgaX gene encoding uncharacterized protein (Glycosyl hydrolases family 28) produces MRLFSLAPFLALAAALPAPGNGNGKPDNGQHNGNGGNGCNGKGNPHCQGGSTRPTITPSPMQPRVPFPSPAVRTRDCVVPVSGGDDSEAILAAMQSCNNGGRVVFEKDSTYTIGTALDLTFLQSIDLDIQGTIRFTNDTDYWQKAGFSFVFQNVTTFFKLGGDDVFIYGGGTLDGNGQAWYDLFAKDKLIMRPVLMGVDGLKNSIIADLKWRYSPQYYSFVANSSNVVFDGIDITGRSKSEHEAKNTDGWDTYRSTDITIQNGHVDNGDDCVSFKPNSTHILVQSMWCNGSHGMSVGSLGQYAGTFDIVEHVYVANISMNNASDGARIKVWPGSAASMSVDLQGGGGEGRVNNITFTDWQLTNVDYAMTITQCYGQKNATLCTEFPSKLTISDVTFKNFAGQASTKYAPQMAYFQCSSPDVCYGIRAENISVTSPAGAKQAFCFNMDNSALDVQCTTQNNPGEHSGGAK; encoded by the exons ATGAGGTTATTCTCACTTGCGCCCtttctcgccctcgctgcgGCCCTCCCGGCCCCCGGAaacggcaacggcaagccCGATAATGGGCAGCACAACGGTAACGGTGGCAATGGCTGCAACGGCAAGGGCAACCCACACTGCCAGGGCGGCTCGACGCGTCCCACCATCACGCCAAGCCCGATGCAGCCGCGCGTACCCTTCCCGTCCCCCGCTGTGCGGACGCGTGACTGCGTCGTGCCCGTGTCGGGCGGGGACGACTCGGaggccatcctcgccgccatgcAGAGTTGTAACAATGGCGGGCGTGTCGTCTTCGAGAAGGACTCGACGTACACCATTGGCACGGCTTTGGATCTTACCTTCCTCCAGTCGATCGACCTCG ACATTCAAGGTACAATCAGGTTCACCAACGACACCGACTACTGGCAGAAGGCCGGCTTCAGCTTCGTTTTCCAGAACGTGACCACCTTCTTCAAACTCGGTGGTGATGACGTGTTCATCTACGGCG GCGGCACGCTCGACGGCAACGGACAGGCGTGGTACGACCTGTtcgccaaggacaagctGATCATGCGCCCTGTTCTGATGGGCGTCGACGGGCTCAAGAACAGCAtcatcgccgacctcaagtGGCGGTACTCGCCGCAGTACTACTCGTTTGTCGCCAACTCGAGCAACGTCGTGTTTGACGGCATCGACATTACTGGGCGCAGCAAGAGCGAGCATGAGGCCAAGAACACGGACGGGTGGGACACGTACCGCTCGACCGACATTACGATCCAGAATGGACACGTTGACAATGGCGACG ATTGTGTGAGCTTCAAGCCAAACTCGACACACATCCTCGTCCAGTCGATGTGGTGCAACGGCTCCCACGGCATGTCGGTTGGCTCGCTGGGCCAGTACGCTGGCACGTtcgacattgtcgagcATGTCTACGTCGCCAACATCTCGATGAATAACGCGTCGGACGGAGCGCGCATCAAGGTCTGGCCTGGCAGCGCAGCCTCGATGAGCGTCGACTTgcagggcggcggcggcgagggtcGCGTCAACAACATTACGTTCACCGACTGGCAGCTGACCAACGTCGACTACGCGATGACGATCACCCAATGCTACGGGCAGAAGAACGCGACACTGTGCACCGAGTTCCCATCCAAGTTGACCATCTCGGACGTAACGTTTAAGAACTTTGCGGGACAGGCGAGCACAAAGTATGCCCCGCAGATGGCCTATTTCCAGTGCTCGTCGCCTGACGTGTGCTACGGCATTCGCGCCGAGAACATCAGCGTGACCTCGCCCGCTGGGGCCAAGCAGGCGTTCTGCTTCAACATGGACAATAGCGCCCTCGATGTCCAGTGCACGACGCAGAACAACCCGGGGGAGCACTCTGGCGGTGCTAAATAG